A single region of the Methylocystis echinoides genome encodes:
- a CDS encoding glutathione S-transferase family protein, which produces MLLYDTPGAPNPRRVRIFLAEKGVTIETRDVNLMALEHKRAEFARINPLQSVPALLLDDGAVLTESVAICRYIEGLHPEPPLMGRGARETAFVEMWQRRMEFQLFAPVAHAFRHSHPRMTVLEQPQIPQFAEVQRGRAVAAMRWLDGELAGRAHVAGEAFTIADITAFVALELTHRARIDIPDALAHLARWRAGVATRPGVAAAR; this is translated from the coding sequence ATGCTTCTCTACGACACGCCCGGCGCGCCCAACCCAAGGCGGGTTCGCATCTTTCTCGCAGAGAAGGGCGTCACGATCGAAACCCGCGACGTCAATCTGATGGCGCTCGAGCACAAGCGCGCCGAGTTCGCCCGGATCAATCCGCTCCAGAGCGTTCCCGCGCTCCTTCTCGACGACGGGGCGGTTCTGACCGAATCCGTCGCCATCTGCCGCTATATCGAGGGCCTCCATCCGGAGCCGCCGCTGATGGGGCGCGGCGCGCGCGAAACGGCCTTTGTCGAAATGTGGCAAAGGCGCATGGAGTTTCAACTTTTCGCGCCCGTCGCGCACGCCTTTCGCCACAGCCATCCGCGCATGACGGTTCTGGAGCAGCCGCAGATCCCGCAGTTCGCCGAGGTCCAGCGCGGCCGCGCCGTCGCGGCCATGCGCTGGCTCGACGGCGAACTTGCCGGCCGCGCCCATGTCGCGGGGGAGGCGTTCACCATCGCCGACATCACCGCTTTCGTCGCGCTGGAGCTGACGCATCGCGCCCGTATCGACATTCCTGACGCGCTCGCCCATCTGGCGCGCTGGCGGGCGGGTGTGGCGACGCGGCCCGGCGTCGCGGCCGCCAGATGA
- the queF gene encoding preQ(1) synthase: MTKIHEGAALLGKQTALPASPDVAELDLVPNPHRDATYLVRFTAPEFTSLCPVTGQPDFAHIVIDYVPAEWLVESKALKLYLGSFRNHGAFHEDCTVRIGRDLVAAMKPVWLRIGGYWYPRGGIPIDVFWQTGPAPEGLWLPDQGVPPYRGRG; encoded by the coding sequence ATGACCAAGATCCATGAGGGCGCGGCGCTTCTCGGCAAGCAGACCGCACTGCCCGCTTCGCCCGACGTCGCCGAACTCGACCTCGTGCCCAATCCGCACCGGGACGCGACCTATCTGGTGCGTTTCACCGCGCCGGAGTTCACCTCGCTCTGCCCGGTCACCGGCCAGCCCGACTTCGCGCATATCGTCATCGACTATGTGCCGGCGGAGTGGCTGGTCGAGTCCAAGGCGCTGAAGCTGTATCTGGGAAGCTTCCGCAACCACGGCGCCTTCCACGAGGACTGCACGGTGCGCATCGGCCGCGACCTTGTCGCCGCCATGAAGCCCGTCTGGCTGCGCATCGGCGGCTACTGGTATCCGCGCGGCGGCATTCCGATCGACGTCTTCTGGCAGACGGGGCCGGCGCCGGAAGGGCTATGGCTGCCGGATCAGGGCGTGCCGCCCTATCGCGGGCGGGGCTGA
- a CDS encoding uracil-DNA glycosylase family protein, with the protein MTHAAEKRLETLASEIRACRACVESRKPLPHAPRPVLRVSTTARLLIASQAPGNLVNQTGIPFNDPSGDRLRAWMGIDRDAFYDVSRIAIAPMGFCFPGNDAAGGDLPPRPECRKLWHDRLFAALPQIETVLAIGRYAQDYHFARLGHDLAKGASVSETVARWRAFQDARPLIFPLPHPSWRNTGWLKKKPWFETEVLPALRAEVARLIAN; encoded by the coding sequence ATGACGCACGCGGCCGAAAAACGGCTCGAAACGCTGGCGTCTGAAATCCGCGCCTGTCGCGCCTGCGTCGAGAGTCGGAAGCCGCTGCCCCATGCGCCCCGCCCGGTGCTGCGCGTCTCGACGACGGCGCGGCTGCTGATCGCGAGCCAGGCGCCGGGCAACCTCGTCAATCAGACCGGCATTCCCTTCAACGATCCCTCGGGCGACAGGCTGCGCGCCTGGATGGGGATCGACCGCGACGCCTTCTACGACGTCTCCCGCATCGCCATCGCCCCGATGGGCTTCTGCTTCCCCGGCAATGACGCCGCCGGCGGCGACCTACCGCCCCGCCCGGAGTGCCGCAAGCTCTGGCACGACCGGCTCTTCGCCGCCCTGCCGCAGATCGAGACGGTGCTCGCCATTGGCCGCTACGCGCAGGACTATCATTTCGCCCGCCTCGGCCACGATCTCGCGAAGGGCGCCTCCGTCTCCGAAACCGTCGCCCGATGGCGCGCCTTTCAGGACGCCAGGCCCCTGATCTTCCCGCTGCCTCACCCCTCATGGCGCAATACCGGCTGGCTGAAGAAAAAGCCCTGGTTCGAGACCGAGGTTCTGCCGGCGCTTCGCGCCGAAGTTGCGCGGCTGATTGCAAACTGA
- a CDS encoding TonB-dependent receptor codes for MAPTQAQAQQSLPAISVGAAPRHAGVRSAPARRPVAAPRPAASPALAAPATPAPSSPAPASPPPLGALPVAANRFATVLVVPQEELRRLPGATLGDLLFDKPGVTGSSYAPGAASRPVVRGLDNYRVRVQENGLGASGASELGEDHGVPLDPLGANRVEVIRGPATLRWGSAAMGGVVSVENNRIPDRPPCADAALFKDTGCATIETRAAVSTVEGALENSTLLDAGRGNFLVHADATGRRAGDYAIPAYPYLFPPEPPPPVYGRQPNTAMRMASASLGGTYLFDAGHVGVSVTQFYSRYHIPGIEPSATDTRIDMRQTRIAAKGEMRPSSDAVEKIRFWFGLADYKHNELANIEGLDGVQQTFTNQELETRVETLLKPVALPVGTLKTSFGFQGTHQFLTAPGQEGGLFDPNRTRSVAGFLFGELAFNDAQRVQLAGRLEHAQATGAMPDVLIDPGLSRPLDRQFTPASGAFGFLQNLPGEMVASVTAQYAQRAPRAAELFSRGPHEATGTFDIGDPNLRIEGARTLEIGLRRAPGPFRFEASLFHTAFDRFIFRNLTGESCETSFASCTPFGEGGDLVQAFYAQRNAVFRGGEFQSQLDLAPLAGGTFGVENQADLVRASFTGGGNVPRMPPARLGGGFFWRDANWLARVNLLHAFAQNAIATTGETPTKGYDLLKAELSYRVIFPPNAAPGREMTIGLSGNNLLNADMRNSVSFRKDEVLLPGRNLRVFANIVF; via the coding sequence ATGGCGCCGACACAAGCGCAGGCGCAGCAGTCGCTGCCGGCGATCAGCGTGGGCGCCGCGCCGCGCCATGCGGGCGTCAGAAGCGCGCCGGCCCGGCGGCCGGTCGCCGCCCCCCGCCCCGCCGCGTCGCCAGCGCTTGCGGCGCCGGCCACCCCTGCGCCATCCTCACCCGCGCCGGCATCGCCGCCGCCGCTGGGCGCCTTGCCTGTCGCCGCGAACCGCTTCGCGACCGTGCTGGTGGTTCCGCAGGAAGAACTGCGGCGGCTGCCGGGGGCGACCCTTGGCGATCTGCTCTTCGACAAGCCCGGCGTCACCGGATCGAGCTATGCGCCGGGCGCCGCCAGCCGTCCGGTGGTGCGCGGCCTCGACAATTACCGGGTGCGCGTTCAGGAGAACGGCCTGGGCGCGAGCGGCGCGTCGGAACTGGGCGAGGATCATGGCGTGCCGCTCGATCCGCTCGGCGCCAACCGGGTCGAGGTCATTCGCGGTCCGGCGACGCTGCGCTGGGGTTCGGCGGCGATGGGCGGCGTCGTCAGCGTCGAGAACAACCGCATCCCCGACCGGCCGCCCTGCGCCGACGCCGCGCTGTTCAAGGATACGGGCTGCGCCACGATCGAGACCCGCGCCGCTGTCTCCACTGTCGAGGGCGCCCTCGAAAATTCGACGCTTCTCGACGCGGGGCGCGGAAACTTTCTCGTCCATGCGGACGCCACCGGCCGGCGCGCGGGCGATTACGCCATCCCCGCCTATCCCTATCTCTTCCCGCCGGAGCCGCCCCCGCCGGTCTATGGGCGTCAGCCGAACACGGCCATGCGCATGGCGTCCGCCTCGCTTGGCGGGACCTATCTGTTCGACGCGGGACACGTCGGCGTTTCGGTGACGCAGTTCTACAGCCGCTATCACATCCCCGGCATCGAGCCTTCCGCGACCGACACGCGCATCGACATGCGGCAGACGCGCATCGCCGCCAAGGGCGAGATGCGCCCGTCCTCCGACGCCGTGGAAAAGATCCGCTTCTGGTTCGGGCTCGCCGATTACAAACACAATGAGCTCGCCAATATCGAGGGCCTCGACGGCGTCCAGCAGACTTTCACCAATCAGGAACTGGAGACGCGCGTCGAAACCCTGCTGAAGCCGGTCGCGCTTCCCGTTGGAACGCTGAAGACCTCCTTCGGCTTTCAGGGGACGCATCAGTTCCTGACCGCGCCGGGACAGGAGGGGGGGCTGTTCGATCCCAACCGGACCCGGAGCGTCGCCGGCTTCCTGTTTGGCGAACTGGCGTTCAACGACGCCCAGCGCGTGCAGCTTGCCGGGCGGCTCGAACATGCGCAGGCGACCGGCGCCATGCCGGACGTCCTGATCGACCCCGGCCTTTCACGCCCGCTTGACCGTCAGTTCACGCCGGCCAGCGGCGCCTTCGGCTTTCTCCAGAATCTTCCGGGCGAGATGGTCGCGAGCGTGACCGCGCAATATGCGCAGCGCGCGCCGCGCGCGGCCGAGCTGTTTTCGCGCGGCCCGCATGAGGCGACCGGCACTTTCGACATTGGCGACCCCAATCTCCGGATCGAGGGCGCCCGGACCTTGGAGATTGGCCTGCGCCGGGCGCCGGGTCCGTTCCGTTTCGAGGCGAGCCTGTTTCACACGGCCTTCGATCGCTTCATCTTCCGCAATCTGACGGGCGAAAGCTGCGAAACGAGCTTTGCAAGCTGCACGCCGTTCGGGGAGGGCGGGGATCTCGTGCAGGCGTTCTACGCCCAGCGCAACGCGGTGTTTCGCGGCGGCGAATTCCAGAGCCAGCTCGACCTCGCGCCCCTCGCGGGCGGAACTTTCGGCGTTGAAAATCAGGCCGATCTCGTGCGGGCCAGTTTCACGGGCGGCGGAAATGTGCCCCGCATGCCGCCGGCCCGGCTTGGCGGCGGGTTTTTCTGGCGCGACGCCAACTGGCTGGCGCGGGTCAATCTGCTGCACGCCTTCGCGCAGAACGCCATCGCCACGACGGGGGAAACGCCGACGAAGGGCTATGATCTGCTCAAGGCGGAACTGTCCTATCGGGTGATTTTCCCGCCCAACGCCGCGCCGGGGCGCGAGATGACGATCGGGCTGTCGGGAAACAACCTGCTCAATGCGGACATGCGCAACAGCGTCTCCTTCCGCAAGGACGAGGTGTTGCTGCCGGGGCGGAATCTGCGGGTTTTTGCAAATATTGTATTTTAG
- a CDS encoding histone deacetylase family protein encodes MKTLLFTHASGLAHEMGPGHPERPDRLRAIETALEAEAFQFLTRVEAPRAAAEALIRVHPESYLAALEEAQPREAYAALDSDTVMCPKTLEAVWRSAGGAVAAVDEIMRGEADTAFVATRPPGHHAGVRNPMGFCFVNNVAIAARHAQAAHGAERVAIVDFDVHHGNGTQDIFWADGSVMFCSLHQAPFYPGTGGPSETGEHGTIVNAPLRAGAAGDAFQEALADRVLPRLRDFGPDLILISAGFDAHERDPLGGLRLNEADFSEATKRLMDIADRKCGGRVVSLLEGGYDLEGLSRSVAAHVKALMGA; translated from the coding sequence GTGAAAACCCTTCTCTTCACGCATGCGAGCGGCCTTGCGCATGAAATGGGTCCGGGCCATCCGGAGCGCCCGGACCGCTTGCGCGCCATCGAAACAGCGCTCGAAGCAGAGGCTTTTCAGTTTCTCACCCGCGTCGAGGCGCCACGCGCGGCGGCCGAGGCGCTCATCCGCGTGCATCCCGAGAGCTATCTCGCCGCGCTCGAGGAAGCGCAGCCGCGCGAGGCCTACGCCGCCCTCGACAGCGACACGGTGATGTGTCCGAAGACGCTCGAAGCCGTGTGGCGCTCGGCCGGCGGCGCGGTGGCCGCGGTGGATGAAATCATGCGCGGCGAAGCGGACACGGCTTTCGTCGCGACGCGGCCGCCGGGCCATCACGCGGGCGTGCGCAATCCGATGGGATTCTGCTTCGTCAACAATGTCGCCATCGCCGCGCGCCACGCCCAGGCCGCCCATGGCGCCGAGCGCGTCGCCATCGTCGATTTCGACGTGCATCATGGCAATGGCACGCAGGATATTTTCTGGGCCGACGGCAGCGTGATGTTCTGCTCGCTCCATCAGGCGCCCTTCTATCCCGGCACCGGCGGGCCCAGTGAGACCGGCGAGCACGGCACCATCGTCAACGCCCCCTTGCGCGCCGGCGCGGCAGGGGACGCCTTTCAGGAGGCGCTGGCGGATCGGGTCCTGCCGCGCCTGCGTGACTTCGGCCCCGATCTGATCCTGATCTCGGCCGGGTTCGACGCCCATGAGCGCGACCCGCTCGGCGGGCTGCGCCTGAACGAGGCGGATTTCAGCGAGGCGACCAAGCGGCTGATGGACATCGCCGACCGCAAATGCGGCGGCCGCGTCGTGTCGCTGCTCGAAGGCGGCTATGATCTGGAAGGCCTCAGCAGGAGCGTCGCCGCCCATGTGAAGGCGCTGATGGGCGCGTGA
- the queC gene encoding 7-cyano-7-deazaguanine synthase QueC: protein MTTPLPPAPDSSALVLFSGGQDSTTCLAWALSRFARVETVGFDYGQRHRVELDQREKLRAGLCELSPAWRDRLGDDHTITLEALGAISDTALTREAEITLRADGLPNTFVPGRNLIFLTFAAALACRRGVVDLVGGMCETDYSGYPDCRDETLRAMNHALRLGMAAPFTLHTPLMWLDKAATWRLASDLGGAGLVALIVEESHTCYLGERGKRFDWGHGCGECPSCKLRAAGWERFAGSA from the coding sequence ATGACGACCCCCCTTCCTCCCGCACCCGATTCCTCAGCGCTGGTCCTGTTTTCGGGCGGACAGGATTCGACCACATGCCTCGCCTGGGCGCTCTCCCGTTTCGCCCGCGTGGAGACGGTCGGCTTCGACTACGGCCAGCGTCATCGCGTCGAACTGGATCAGCGCGAGAAGCTGCGGGCGGGGTTGTGCGAACTGTCGCCCGCGTGGCGGGACCGGCTTGGCGACGATCACACCATAACGCTCGAGGCGCTGGGCGCCATTTCCGACACGGCGCTGACGCGCGAGGCGGAAATCACCCTGCGCGCCGACGGCCTGCCCAATACGTTCGTGCCCGGCCGCAATCTCATCTTCCTCACCTTCGCGGCCGCGCTCGCCTGTCGGCGGGGCGTCGTCGATCTCGTCGGCGGCATGTGCGAGACGGATTATTCCGGCTATCCCGACTGCCGCGACGAAACCCTGCGCGCCATGAATCACGCGCTGCGCCTCGGGATGGCGGCGCCCTTCACGCTCCACACGCCGCTCATGTGGCTCGACAAGGCCGCCACCTGGCGCCTCGCCAGCGATCTCGGCGGCGCCGGGCTGGTGGCGCTGATCGTCGAGGAAAGCCACACCTGCTACCTCGGCGAACGCGGCAAGCGTTTCGACTGGGGGCATGGCTGCGGCGAATGCCCCTCCTGCAAGCTGCGCGCGGCCGGATGGGAGAGATTCGCCGGCTCCGCCTGA
- the eno gene encoding phosphopyruvate hydratase, with the protein MTEIIDIHAREILDSRGNPTVEVDVTLEDGSFGRAAVPSGASTGAHEAVEKRDGDAKRYLGKGVLQAVDNVNDEIAGALLGLDAEDQVSIDQAMIKLDGTPNKARLGANAILGVSLAVAKAAAEASTLPLYRYIGGTQARVLPTPMMNIVNGGVHADNPIDFQEFMIMPTGAESVRDAIRWGAEIFHTLKSALKKAGHSTSVGDEGGFAPNLPSAEAALDFVMKAIESAGFKPGVDVHLAADCAATEFFKDGKYVYEGEGVTRTIDEQVAYLKKLSEAYPIVSIEDGMSEDDWEGWKKLTDAIGKKVQIVGDDLFVTNVTRLSQGIKTGTANSILVKVNQIGSLTETISAVDMAHRAGYTTVMSHRSGETEDSTIADLAVALNCGQIKTGSLARSDRTAKYNQLIRIEEELGDAAVYAGKSALKALA; encoded by the coding sequence ATGACCGAGATCATCGACATCCACGCCCGTGAAATTCTCGACTCGCGCGGGAATCCGACCGTCGAGGTCGATGTGACGCTGGAGGACGGGTCTTTCGGCCGCGCGGCGGTCCCCTCCGGCGCCTCGACCGGCGCCCATGAGGCGGTCGAGAAGCGCGACGGCGACGCCAAGCGCTATCTGGGCAAGGGCGTGCTTCAGGCGGTCGACAATGTGAATGACGAGATCGCCGGCGCGCTGCTCGGCCTCGACGCCGAGGATCAGGTCAGCATCGATCAGGCCATGATCAAGCTCGACGGCACGCCGAACAAGGCGCGGCTCGGCGCCAACGCGATTCTGGGCGTCTCGCTCGCCGTCGCCAAGGCCGCGGCGGAAGCCTCCACCCTGCCGCTCTATCGCTATATCGGCGGCACGCAGGCGCGCGTCCTGCCGACGCCGATGATGAACATCGTCAATGGCGGCGTCCACGCCGACAACCCCATCGACTTCCAGGAATTCATGATCATGCCGACCGGCGCCGAAAGCGTCCGCGACGCGATCCGCTGGGGCGCCGAAATCTTCCACACGCTGAAGAGCGCGCTGAAGAAGGCCGGCCATTCGACCTCGGTCGGCGACGAGGGCGGCTTCGCCCCCAATCTCCCCTCCGCCGAAGCCGCGCTCGACTTCGTCATGAAGGCGATCGAGTCGGCCGGCTTCAAGCCGGGCGTCGACGTGCATCTCGCCGCCGACTGCGCCGCCACCGAGTTCTTCAAGGACGGCAAATATGTCTATGAAGGCGAGGGCGTGACCCGCACCATCGACGAGCAGGTCGCCTATCTCAAGAAGCTGTCCGAGGCCTATCCGATCGTCTCCATCGAGGACGGCATGTCCGAGGACGACTGGGAGGGCTGGAAGAAGCTCACCGACGCCATCGGCAAGAAGGTGCAGATCGTCGGCGACGATCTTTTCGTCACCAATGTCACGCGCCTCTCGCAGGGCATCAAGACCGGCACGGCCAATTCGATCCTCGTGAAGGTCAATCAGATCGGCTCGCTCACCGAGACGATCTCGGCGGTCGATATGGCGCATCGCGCCGGCTACACGACGGTGATGTCGCATCGCTCGGGCGAGACCGAGGACTCGACCATCGCCGATCTCGCGGTGGCGCTGAACTGCGGTCAGATCAAGACCGGCTCGCTCGCCCGCTCCGACCGCACCGCCAAATACAACCAGCTCATCCGCATCGAGGAAGAACTGGGCGACGCGGCTGTCTACGCCGGCAAGAGCGCGCTGAAGGCGCTGGCGTAA
- the ykgO gene encoding type B 50S ribosomal protein L36 — translation MKVRNSLKSLRSRHRDNQIVRRKGRVYVINKVQKRYKARQG, via the coding sequence ATGAAAGTCCGCAACTCGCTGAAGTCCCTGCGTTCGCGTCATCGCGACAACCAGATCGTGCGCCGCAAGGGCCGCGTTTACGTCATCAACAAGGTCCAGAAGCGCTACAAGGCGCGTCAGGGCTAA
- a CDS encoding L,D-transpeptidase, giving the protein MRLGKLIPISVATLALAGCYGAGARLPDPKMSARDAEFLALAPQAQVSAEFDRYLVDYKTSEPVGTIVVDSRAHLLYYVMAGGKAVRYGVATGQDAMGWTGRAYVGGMQEWPRWIPPKDMLERWPHLQPTADAGGLPGGPDNPLGSRALYLYQDGKDTLYRIHGTNEPEKIGQGVSSGCIRMRDIDAIDLYNRVKVGTKVVVI; this is encoded by the coding sequence ATGAGGCTTGGTAAATTAATTCCTATTTCGGTCGCTACGTTGGCGCTCGCGGGCTGCTACGGCGCCGGCGCGCGTCTGCCCGATCCGAAGATGTCCGCCCGCGACGCCGAATTTCTTGCTCTCGCGCCGCAGGCGCAGGTGAGCGCCGAGTTCGACCGCTATCTGGTGGACTACAAGACCAGCGAGCCTGTCGGCACGATCGTCGTCGATTCGCGCGCCCACCTGCTCTATTACGTCATGGCGGGCGGCAAGGCGGTGCGCTATGGCGTCGCGACGGGACAGGACGCGATGGGCTGGACCGGCCGCGCCTATGTCGGCGGCATGCAGGAATGGCCGCGCTGGATTCCGCCCAAGGACATGCTCGAGCGCTGGCCCCATCTCCAGCCGACGGCCGACGCCGGCGGTCTGCCCGGCGGCCCCGACAATCCGCTCGGCTCGCGCGCCCTCTATCTCTATCAGGACGGCAAGGACACGCTGTATCGCATCCACGGCACCAATGAGCCGGAGAAGATCGGTCAGGGCGTGTCGTCGGGCTGCATCCGCATGCGCGACATCGACGCCATCGACCTTTACAACCGCGTGAAGGTCGGCACCAAGGTCGTCGTGATCTGA
- a CDS encoding adenylyl-sulfate kinase — protein sequence MDRFKKILIMGLPGSGKTTLAQALAPKLGAVWFNADAVRQNLNKELGYSLADRIEHARRMGWLCDQVAAAGHVGLADFVCPTPETRAAFGDAFTIWMDRIAAGRFEDTNRLFAPPERFDVRIGAEGAPEEWARRIASRLRGADAARLSGLACDAAEPMVSTS from the coding sequence ATGGACCGTTTCAAAAAGATCCTGATCATGGGGCTGCCGGGAAGCGGCAAGACGACGCTTGCGCAAGCGCTCGCGCCGAAACTCGGCGCGGTCTGGTTCAACGCCGACGCGGTGCGGCAGAACCTCAACAAGGAGCTCGGCTACAGCCTCGCGGACCGGATTGAACACGCCCGTCGCATGGGCTGGCTGTGCGATCAGGTGGCGGCGGCCGGGCATGTGGGGCTCGCCGACTTCGTCTGCCCGACGCCTGAAACGCGCGCCGCCTTCGGCGACGCCTTCACCATCTGGATGGACCGGATCGCGGCGGGTCGTTTCGAAGACACCAATCGCCTTTTCGCGCCGCCGGAGCGCTTCGACGTCAGGATCGGCGCGGAGGGCGCCCCCGAGGAATGGGCGCGGCGGATCGCAAGCCGTCTGCGCGGCGCGGACGCGGCGCGCCTGTCCGGCTTGGCTTGTGATGCGGCCGAGCCTATGGTTTCGACATCATAA
- a CDS encoding sensor histidine kinase, with the protein MSEVTAEMIERGRGLDPRTATRKRRLGARVREARERLTTSDTGRRCADIELLRAYMDMRSRSAPVAIMLIQTMGLLALFWVPPDRVAVWAAAAFASLLLCYWTARRLAKQDDARVTVKDWRTRFVATELVHGAVWACFAAMIAGGKNPDAHTLIIVMLLVSSAFNTMVTATIPAAVYAAIAPSSVAVVAYLVYVNHGGEPLIVPLAMVAAAQLFFFGLARRFHQLASESLFFRAEKNELIAELEQAKANSDEARRRAEEANLAKSRFLATMSHELRTPLNAILGFSEVLKGELFGPHAVASYRDYSNDIHSSGQHLLMLINEILDLSRVEAGRYELKEESVSLVGIAQDCRHLLKLRAEKRDIDLVETVEPSLPRIWADERALRQVVLNLLTNAIKFTPQGGQVSLKVGWTSAGGQYIAITDTGPGIPEEEIAVVMSPFGRGSLAQKNADEGSGLGLPIVKGLIDLHGGQFLLKSRVREGTQAVVIFPPQRVMNALPKFETPGDDPARRPAA; encoded by the coding sequence ATGAGTGAAGTCACCGCCGAGATGATAGAGCGCGGCCGCGGGCTCGACCCACGGACCGCAACGCGCAAGCGCCGGCTGGGCGCGCGAGTGCGCGAGGCCCGTGAGCGTCTCACGACGTCCGACACGGGTCGCCGTTGCGCCGATATCGAACTGCTGCGCGCCTATATGGACATGCGCAGCCGCTCCGCGCCGGTCGCAATCATGCTCATCCAGACGATGGGTCTTCTCGCGCTTTTCTGGGTTCCACCCGACCGGGTCGCGGTCTGGGCCGCGGCGGCCTTCGCCAGCCTGCTCCTGTGCTACTGGACGGCGCGGCGGCTCGCGAAGCAGGACGACGCGCGGGTGACCGTCAAGGACTGGCGGACCCGCTTCGTCGCGACAGAGCTTGTGCATGGCGCGGTGTGGGCCTGTTTCGCCGCCATGATCGCTGGCGGGAAGAACCCGGACGCCCATACGCTCATCATCGTCATGCTGCTGGTGTCCTCCGCGTTCAACACCATGGTGACGGCGACGATTCCGGCCGCGGTCTATGCGGCCATCGCGCCGAGTTCCGTCGCGGTCGTCGCCTATCTCGTCTATGTCAATCACGGCGGCGAGCCGCTCATCGTTCCGCTCGCCATGGTCGCGGCGGCGCAGCTCTTCTTCTTCGGGCTGGCGCGGCGCTTCCATCAGCTCGCGTCGGAGAGCCTGTTTTTCCGCGCCGAGAAGAACGAGCTCATCGCCGAACTCGAACAGGCGAAGGCCAATTCGGACGAAGCGCGCCGCCGCGCCGAGGAAGCCAATCTCGCCAAGTCGCGCTTCCTCGCGACGATGAGTCACGAGCTGCGCACCCCGCTCAATGCGATCCTCGGATTTTCGGAAGTTCTGAAGGGCGAACTCTTCGGGCCGCACGCGGTCGCCTCCTATCGCGATTACTCCAACGACATTCATTCGAGCGGGCAGCATCTGCTCATGCTCATCAATGAGATTCTCGATCTCTCGCGCGTCGAGGCCGGGCGCTACGAGCTCAAGGAGGAGAGCGTTTCGCTGGTGGGCATTGCACAGGATTGCCGGCATCTGCTCAAGCTGCGCGCGGAGAAACGCGACATCGATCTTGTCGAGACGGTCGAGCCGAGCCTGCCGCGCATCTGGGCGGATGAGCGCGCCTTGCGTCAGGTCGTGCTCAATCTGCTCACCAATGCGATCAAATTCACGCCGCAGGGCGGGCAGGTGTCGCTCAAGGTCGGCTGGACCAGCGCCGGCGGGCAATATATCGCCATCACGGACACCGGGCCCGGCATCCCCGAAGAGGAAATCGCCGTGGTCATGTCGCCCTTCGGCCGCGGCTCGCTCGCGCAGAAAAACGCCGACGAAGGGTCAGGGCTGGGCCTGCCGATCGTCAAAGGGCTGATCGACCTTCACGGCGGACAATTCCTGCTGAAGTCGCGGGTCCGCGAGGGCACGCAGGCCGTCGTCATCTTCCCGCCGCAGCGGGTGATGAACGCCCTCCCGAAATTCGAAACGCCCGGGGACGACCCGGCGCGCCGGCCGGCGGCGTGA